A region from the Benincasa hispida cultivar B227 chromosome 12, ASM972705v1, whole genome shotgun sequence genome encodes:
- the LOC120092438 gene encoding NADPH:adrenodoxin oxidoreductase, mitochondrial: MALFRARAFLCRGFSTFASHPTHICVVGSGPAGFYTAEKLLKALPNAQVDIIDRLPTPFGLVRSGVAPDHPETKIVVNQFARVAQHQRCSFFGNIKLGSSISLLDLRELYHAVVLAYGAESDRTLKIPGEDLSGIHSAREFVWWYNGHPDCRNLNPDLKAADTAVILGQGNVALDVARILLRPTSELATTDIASHALEALQESSIRKVFLVGRRGPVQAACTAKELREVLGIKDLHIHIQEADLLKSPTDEEEVKNSRIQRRVYELLAKAAASGPPHSGTGLRELHFVFFRKPEKFLSSEDKKDQVAGVRFEKTVLEGSSPGKQIARGTREFEDLDCQMVLKSIGYKSVPIDGLPFDHQKGIVPNVRGRVVRNTSGDAIQLEEGLYVCGWLKRGPTGIIATNLYCAEETVASICEDLDKRASGFSFSSSAKPGREGLVRALDDQNVKVVPFSAWEKIDSVEKRLGSLKNKPREKLTTWEELLKVAME, from the exons ATGGCATTATTCAGAGCTAGGGCATTCTTATGTAGAGGCTTTTCAACTTTTGCTTCTCATCCTACTCATATTTGCGTTGTTGGGAGTGGACCTGCTGGTTTTTACACTGCTGAGAAG TTGTTGAAGGCGCTTCCCAATGCTCAAGTTGATATAATTGATCGTTTGCCAACCCCTTTTGGTTTAGTGCGCTCTGGTGTGGCACCCGATCACCCTGAAACAAAG ATTGTGGTTAATCAATTTGCGCGGGTTGCACAGCATCAAAGGTGTTCATTCTTTGGTAATATCAAGCTTGGATCTTCCATTTCATTGTTGGATCTCCGCGAGCTGTATCACGCG GTTGTGCTAGCATATGGAGCCGAAAGTGATAGAACTCTCAAGATTCCTGGAGAA GATTTGTCTGGCATACACTCAGCCAGAGAATTTGTTTGGTGGTACAATGGGCACCCAGATTGCAGAAACCTAAATCCTGACTTAAAGGCCGCTGATACAGCTGTAATCCTTGGCCAG GGAAATGTAGCTCTAGATGTTGCACGCATCCTTTTACGGCCAACATCAGAATTGGCAACTACAGATATTGCTAGTCATGCATTGGAGGCTTTGCAGGAGAGCTCTAtaag GAAAGTCTTTTTGGTTGGAAGACGTGGACCAGTTCAAGCAGCTTGTACTGCTAAAGAGCTACGTGAAGTTCTTG GTATTAAGGACTTGCACATACACATACAGGAAGCTGATCTTCTCAAGAGCCCAACAGATGAG GAAGAGGTGAAAAACAGTCGAATACAGAGGAGAGTTTATGAGTTGCTTGCTAAGGCTGCTGCTTCTGGACCTCCCCATTCTGGCACAGGTCTACGTGAACTGCATTTTGTTTTCTTCCGCAAACCCGAGAAGTTTCTGAGTTCAGAAGACAAGAAAGACCAAGTTGCTGGTGTTCGATTTGAGAAGACAGTTCTTGAAG GTTCTAGCCCTGGAAAGCAGATAGCTAGAGGTACTAGGGAGTTTGAAGACCTTGACTGCCA gATGGTGCTAAAGAGCATAGGTTACAAATCAGTTCCAATTGATGGTTTGCCCTTTGATCATCAGAAAG GAATTGTACCTAACGTTAGAGGTCGAGTTGTAAGGAATACTTCTGGAGATGCCATCCAACTTGAGGAAGGATTATATGTATGTGGATGGTTGAAGAGAGGACCAACTGGAATTATTGCAACAAATCTCTACTGTGCTGAAGAAACC GTTGCAAGCATATGTGAAGACCTTGATAAAAGAGCATCAGGGTTCTCCTTTTCTAGCTCAGCGAAGCCCGGGAGAGAAGGTCTAGTACGTGCATTGGACGATCAAAATGTAAAAGTTGTACCATTCAGTGCTTGGGAAAAAATAGACTCTGTAGAAAAAAGGCTTGGGAGTCTGAAGAACAAACCCAGGGAGAAGTTAACCACTTGGGAGGAGCTACTGAAGGTGGCCATGGAATGA